ATTGCCAAAATCAAATTTAtgctaataaaaatagtatgaaacgacataataataataatgatgattataataataagaGCAACATAGTTAGATATATAGATGATAATGAAGATTTGGCTAATGACAAAGATGAAATGAACAATGgcatttataaaaataaaaacaaaaaacgTTTTAAGAATAACAGAAATATCAATATATCacgaataaaatatgttagtGAGGAGTATGATGAAAGTGAAATTGGTAATGATGAATATGATACTgagtataataaatatattcacaATGATAACGcacaattatataaaggAAAAAGGGGCTTTGATAATTATCATCatgaaaataacaataattttaattctaataataaaaggaaaaaacgtgcatataatgataataataattatggtGATAACGATTggaataatgaaaataacaataatgtGAATGGGTATAAAAACACGCGTagaaatttatataacaataaCAGTAATACTAATAGGCATGacaataaaatgaaaaataacacttacgataaaaatacaaactataattataataaaaaaaaaatttataatgacaataaaaaatatgataataataaaaaagaaaaaaactcaggttattataataacaacaaaggtgataatattaacaatgAGCCGCTTCTTGGTTTTAATGGTTTAGAAAATTACATGTcacgaaataaaaaaagttatgtatttttaaataataattatacaaaaacaaataaaaacaattctTCAAATGCTTTTAGcaaaaatttaaagaaaaacgAATATGCAGGTTCTTCCGGTTATGGCTTtgcaaataataataaaaataacaataatagtTATAAGggattatataaaaacgGTAATTTAAATTGGGATCAGCATCATAAATAATCTTAAATTTGAAAGCGTACACTCATATAGATAAATGTGTGTATCATTATTCTTTCTTTATTGCccatattttcaaaaataaatataggaTATTTAAAGTTATTGTGAGTTTGTCAAGCATATACACTAAAATTTTTGATGCATGCTGGAGCTAGTAATATGCATGcaattgttaatatttcGCGATTTTTGGTCTAATAAATTAGTCATTAAGCACACCCTTTTATGTGTACATCATAATCCATATTAAAAAGGTGTGCACGataatagaaaattatGCACAAGATGCTCTGAcgttatgcatatatacatatctacgcttgataataatattatcagCTTTTTCGTTTTgtttattgttatatatatctatatatgcatatatatatactaatgAAAAGTTCATAGATATGttaaatgttttataaaagtaatatttgtagggaatatatattcccATTTTGTTACgtaattatttcttttatttttattatataatgaacATTTTTgcgtaatttttttatcaactCTATATGTACAAATTacttaataatattagttaaaatgtaaaaaatcaAAGTTTCAGAAATatcaaaaacaaaaaaataataataataaaagaaatttcGCAGATACAAGCAACCTAGCATATTTATGGGAACATTAatacaataatatttatattttggtatgcatatttaaaaattatttttttttattaatgcTGCTTTTTTCTCTTGTTATCTTATgataaagaagaaaattatgtaaCCACTAGGacaaataacaaaaaaaaagatattcCGGTTAGGTAAAGtattaatgatataatttttggatctggaagaaaaaaatatagaaaaaaatattaaaaaaaatataaattctGATTAGTATTATTCCATTCAATGTGCtcaattattattttctcaAAATACACACTAGAACATTTTAcatgataatattatatctaCAAGCGCTTTCtctttatatgtatttttattttttttgtggtTTCTAACTATTTGTTTGCAAATAATcggatatattttttgtgacaaaattcattttttcatctacaaaaaaaagcaatGAAATTGTGTTTCATGAGAAccaaaagaaaatattgatGTACcgcataaaatattaagcattttatttttgtttatttattcacTTGAATTATCCATTTCGTTTTCTAGTTCATCAAGCAGcctatattaataaaagtaatataataaaatataattataaatataacaaaattgaaatataatatatttgttaacgtttttaaaaacaaataccGTTGTTGGTCTTTTAATTCTGTATTTATTGTAATGGCGGCATTATGTAATCTTTCCGCCGATTCTGCTAACTCTTCTAAGTCATCGTTCTGTTTGTTAATTGCAatctaatatatttaagtaaataaatacGAAAATGAATGAATAACACGTATatagataaatataacGATATATAAGTTATCGATATAATGCATTCGTCCATTTTGtatattgataatatttcGTGAAATAACGTTACACAATTTTGTCAAGAATAAATCtagatttatttattttaatttatataattattaatataaattacgTTGTTATAGTCATCCATCATATAGATATTAGGGTTCAAGAcctacaaaaatatataataagaatttattatataaaatatattgttcaAATTGGTGTTCAtcagttatatatatatgtgtatggATAGGggacatatttatatcatccCAACCGTATTTGTTAAATCCGATGCAACATCATTTAGAATGGCGCGAATAATTTTTAACGATTTTGTTctattttctatttcttcgttgctaatattaaatttatgtgtgttttttttaacaacaTCAATCGAATTCTCTAAGTCATCAACATCTTTATTtaagtattttatttcatctttCATTAAGTAATACTTTTCTTTTGCTAGactaaaaataatatggcaaatgtattttaaatatgtatatttttcctttttacAGTTTATATGCGTATTAAAATGagaaatatatcataacAAAACATAACTAGCGAGTGttagtaataaaatatacagcataattcttatatttaatatataatcagATAATTTTGAAGCAtaaaaaacacaaaattacattgaatttttattaggCAAAGAGTTCCAGTTGCTATACATGTgctgtaatttttttacagAAATATTGACTTCcctacaaaaatattaaatattatgtttGTATACGTGaacattttaatatatttctgaaaaattgtttaaGATGGAgctatataaaaaagaaaataaatatcagCACATGTTGATTTAGTTTCCATACCGTTCTGCTTCATAAAATGGATCATTACTTTCTGTTTTCATGTTTAtcctttatatattattatttattattacttgatttatcattaaactgattaatatatattttatacaaaataacTGAACATCAAGTAAAACATTCACATAGCAGtgagatatatatatactacaATGTTGATAATTATActaaaatgaatatatactTAGGAAACAAGTTGCGCTGtaaaattttgtatatatattctaggtttgttcataaattaaaaaagaaaatttgcATTAGAAGATTGTAATAAATCATATAGCAAATTGACAatgcaaaatataaaaattataaaatctctaaattaatattttggtattttttatagaaatTATGTAGAAGCATATATGTATCCATACAAAATAATCACCCTCCTCCTTTTATCAAGTTCTGCTAAATAAAAAGAgtgttttaatttatttttgtctaTAATGAATATTAGTATTTGCACATAAGTTTATGTGCAAGTAAACAGTTGTCTCTATTcgttatatttatgttcaagatatatatgcacatgtGTGTACACATTGATGTGACAAATAAAGGATCTCATAATTATATGCAGATGTTTATTTCATacttttcaaaattttgtcttataatattttgaaaaaggcgaattttaaaatatgttaaaaaaCGCTGACGATGtattcttcttttttaattttcaaaaaataatcctATTAAATGTATTCATTGAAATGATTCTCAAAATAGttgtttttctttctttctttctttctttcttcataaaatgaaatttcAATGTTTCATTTCgcttttgaaaattttcatgaaataataaaaaaaagataaatatatataatactatACAAATATGGAAAGCGTTTAATCGaaactaataaaattataagatGGAAAATAATCCAAATTTGAAATGgtaatttaaaagaaaacctacatattattattattattttatgtttagTAACATTATGATGACATATATTTCATAGTTTGGTATTTtgattattaattataaaacatttCAATTGCTTTGTTAAAGAATCAATAAAactataaatttaatatcaaataatgtatatatggtATTTGTTTAgtagcatatatatatgcattcgtatgctttatattaaatattttatatttaataaggGGAATGCAATTATGAAATGCAAAAGCATTCGATTGAACGTAGTATGTATTAGTgctaatataaaaaaaacaaaaaacatattatttcaaaaaaaatataataacttGATAATCTTTGTAATATATTCTATTTAATGCACACAATGAATtgatacaaaaatatataaaataaaatatgttaaaaaatgacGTTTTTTAATGgtattttattcttatacagatttcttttttcgtttttaaGTAGactaatattaaaattaaaaatttagtGTAATGATAACTTTTCCTA
This DNA window, taken from Plasmodium berghei ANKA genome assembly, chromosome: 13, encodes the following:
- a CDS encoding syntaxin-6, putative, which codes for MKTESNDPFYEAEREVNISVKKLQHMYSNWNSLPNKNSILAKEKYYLMKDEIKYLNKDVDDLENSIDVVKKNTHKFNISNEEIENRTKSLKIIRAILNDVASDLTNTVLNPNIYMMDDYNNIAINKQNDDLEELAESAERLHNAAITINTELKDQQRLLDELENEMDNSNEKMNFVTKNISDYLQTNNPKIISLILYLTGISFFLLFVLVVT